Proteins encoded by one window of Chryseobacterium sp. POL2:
- a CDS encoding M1 family metallopeptidase codes for MKLKISAIAISCSALVFAQNIQNNPGSNHGNKFEQLGTILPTPNSYRAASGAPGHAYWQNRADYDISAYLDEDKRNLRGVETVTYHNNSPDTLDYIWLQLDENQQSSVKNANYQFSSKLPTTITSDNLKTTDLPAKDNSYGVNLTKVTDASGKNLSYVVNKTMMRIDLPKAIKKGETFTFKIEWNYNIPNRIQLGGRGGYEFFPEDGNDLYTITQWFPRLCVYSDFQGWQNHQFTGRGEFALVFGNYKVSINVPADHIVGATGEGKNFDKVLTSAQFARYQQAKTAKEPIEIVTLEEAKKAEKSKSKERKTWIFEAKDVRDFAWTSSRKFVWDGMNVNIPENNNNVMAMSLYGKEAYGLYRKYSTKAVAHTIKTYSEFTVPYPYPVAQSVEAANGMEYPMICFNYGRTEKDGTYSEAIKNGMIGVIIHEVGHNFFPMIINSDERQWSWMDEGLNTFVQFLTETKWDNKFPSRRGPADKIVDYMKLPKDQLEPIMSNSENIVQFGPNAYSKPATGLNILRETVMGRDLFDQAFKTYSKRWAFRHPEPADFFRTMEDASGEDLDWFWRGWFYSTDPVDIALSKVSLAKPNFDAKPNSRQINYKIDPPAEDDINDISKVRAREQKTKFYVDEDKDLQDFYYRYARGQEKIDTNKTYSFTEDYFDSLSKDEQNKFKNIQAYQLDFENKGGMVMPIILEFTFEDGSKLEDHIPAQIWRHNEQKVSKIYYFDKRLKSVQLDPRKQTADIDISNNYWSTTDNALPESKFQVFKQKQQGAVRGASNGQLNPMQASGKSK; via the coding sequence ATGAAATTAAAAATATCAGCAATCGCTATTAGCTGTTCTGCATTAGTATTTGCGCAGAACATTCAAAACAATCCAGGAAGCAATCATGGAAACAAATTTGAACAATTAGGCACGATTCTTCCAACACCTAATTCTTATAGAGCTGCTTCTGGAGCGCCTGGACATGCCTATTGGCAGAACCGTGCAGATTATGACATTTCGGCATATTTGGATGAAGACAAACGCAATCTACGTGGTGTAGAAACTGTAACCTACCACAACAATTCGCCAGACACTTTGGATTACATCTGGTTGCAATTGGATGAAAATCAACAATCAAGCGTTAAAAATGCGAATTATCAATTTTCATCAAAGCTTCCAACAACGATAACAAGTGACAACTTAAAAACCACCGACCTTCCTGCCAAAGACAATTCTTACGGGGTTAATTTAACGAAAGTTACAGATGCATCAGGCAAAAACCTTAGTTATGTGGTTAACAAAACCATGATGCGAATTGACCTTCCAAAAGCTATAAAAAAAGGCGAAACATTTACATTTAAAATCGAATGGAATTATAATATCCCCAACCGAATCCAACTTGGCGGTCGTGGAGGTTATGAGTTTTTCCCTGAAGATGGCAACGACTTATACACCATCACGCAATGGTTCCCACGACTTTGCGTCTATAGCGATTTCCAAGGTTGGCAGAACCACCAATTCACTGGGCGTGGAGAATTTGCTTTGGTGTTCGGGAATTATAAAGTAAGTATTAATGTTCCTGCGGATCATATTGTTGGCGCAACTGGCGAAGGAAAAAACTTCGACAAAGTTCTAACATCTGCACAATTTGCAAGATATCAACAAGCGAAAACCGCGAAAGAACCCATTGAAATTGTCACTTTAGAGGAAGCTAAAAAAGCTGAAAAATCTAAATCCAAAGAACGTAAAACTTGGATTTTTGAAGCCAAAGATGTGCGTGATTTTGCTTGGACATCGTCACGAAAATTTGTTTGGGACGGGATGAATGTCAACATTCCAGAAAACAACAACAATGTAATGGCCATGAGTCTTTATGGCAAAGAAGCCTATGGACTTTACCGAAAATATTCGACAAAAGCGGTAGCGCATACCATCAAAACTTATTCAGAATTTACGGTGCCATATCCGTATCCTGTAGCGCAATCTGTAGAAGCTGCCAATGGTATGGAATATCCGATGATTTGTTTCAATTACGGAAGAACCGAGAAAGACGGCACGTATTCTGAAGCGATAAAAAACGGCATGATTGGCGTAATTATCCATGAAGTGGGGCACAATTTTTTTCCAATGATTATCAACTCCGACGAAAGACAATGGAGCTGGATGGATGAAGGGCTGAACACTTTTGTACAGTTTTTAACAGAAACAAAATGGGATAACAAGTTCCCTTCTAGACGTGGTCCAGCAGACAAAATTGTTGATTATATGAAATTGCCAAAAGATCAACTAGAACCGATTATGAGCAACTCCGAAAACATTGTTCAGTTTGGCCCAAATGCATATTCTAAACCAGCGACAGGACTTAATATTCTTCGCGAAACTGTTATGGGACGCGATTTATTCGATCAAGCTTTCAAAACTTACTCCAAGCGTTGGGCATTTCGTCATCCAGAACCTGCAGATTTTTTCAGAACCATGGAAGATGCTAGTGGAGAAGATTTGGATTGGTTTTGGAGAGGTTGGTTTTACAGCACAGATCCTGTTGACATTGCTTTATCAAAAGTTTCTTTAGCGAAACCAAATTTCGATGCAAAACCAAATTCTAGACAAATTAATTATAAAATAGATCCACCCGCAGAAGATGACATTAATGACATTTCTAAAGTAAGAGCGCGTGAGCAAAAAACAAAATTTTATGTTGATGAGGACAAAGATCTGCAAGATTTCTATTACCGCTATGCAAGAGGTCAGGAAAAAATAGACACCAACAAAACCTATTCTTTCACCGAAGATTATTTTGACAGCTTATCAAAAGATGAACAAAATAAATTCAAAAACATACAAGCCTACCAATTGGATTTTGAAAATAAAGGAGGTATGGTGATGCCTATTATTTTAGAATTTACTTTTGAAGATGGATCAAAACTAGAGGACCATATCCCAGCACAAATCTGGCGACATAACGAACAGAAGGTTTCTAAAATCTATTATTTTGATAAAAGATTAAAATCTGTACAACTAGATCCACGCAAACAAACTGCCGATATCGACATCTCTAACAATTATTGGTCAACAACGGACAATGCTTTGCCAGAAAGCAAGTTCCAAGTTTTCAAACAAAAACAACAAGGCGCCGTGCGCGGTGCTTCTAATGGACAGCTTAATCCAATGCAGGCATCCGGAAAAAGTAAATAA
- the groES gene encoding co-chaperone GroES has translation MSVNFKPLSDRVLVEPIAAETKTASGIIIPDTAKEKPQEGTVVAVGAGKKDEPMTVKVGDKVLYGKYSGQELKLDGKDFLIVREADLLGIIG, from the coding sequence ATGTCAGTTAATTTCAAACCACTTTCAGATAGAGTTCTTGTTGAGCCTATCGCTGCAGAAACTAAGACTGCTTCAGGAATCATTATCCCAGACACAGCTAAAGAAAAACCACAAGAAGGTACCGTAGTTGCTGTTGGAGCTGGAAAAAAAGACGAACCTATGACGGTAAAAGTTGGAGACAAAGTACTTTATGGAAAATATTCTGGTCAAGAATTAAAATTAGATGGCAAAGATTTCTTAATCGTTAGAGAAGCTGACCTTTTAGGAATTATTGGTTAA
- a CDS encoding four helix bundle protein, which translates to MRDFRKYDVWQLNHEFVLEIYKITNDFPKEELYNLTSQLRRASASIPTNISEGCGRNSDKEFNHFLNIALGSASETEYLIILSKDLDLIDNSTASNLLEKLNHFKRKLYKLKEKLNSH; encoded by the coding sequence ATGAGAGATTTCAGAAAATATGATGTTTGGCAACTAAATCATGAGTTTGTTTTAGAAATTTACAAAATCACCAATGACTTTCCCAAAGAAGAATTATATAATCTTACATCTCAATTACGAAGAGCTAGTGCTTCAATTCCAACAAATATAAGTGAAGGTTGTGGACGAAATTCAGATAAAGAATTTAATCATTTCCTAAACATTGCTTTAGGTTCAGCTTCTGAAACTGAATATTTAATTATTCTTTCAAAAGATTTAGACTTAATTGATAATTCAACAGCTTCAAATCTTTTAGAAAAATTAAATCATTTCAAAAGAAAATTATATAAATTAAAAGAAAAATTAAACTCGCATTAA
- the groL gene encoding chaperonin GroEL (60 kDa chaperone family; promotes refolding of misfolded polypeptides especially under stressful conditions; forms two stacked rings of heptamers to form a barrel-shaped 14mer; ends can be capped by GroES; misfolded proteins enter the barrel where they are refolded when GroES binds): protein MAKEIKFDIESRDALKRGVDALANAVKVTLGPKGRNVVIEKAFGAPHVTKDGVSVAKEIELEDRVENMGAQMVKEVASKTNDIAGDGTTTATVLAQAIVREGLKNVAAGANPMDLKRGIDKAVTAVVENLKSQSQAVGDSSEKIKQVASVSANNDETIGSLIAEAFGKVGKEGVITVEEAKGIDTTVDVVEGMQFDRGYQSPYFVTNPEKMIAELDNPYILLVEKKISSMKELLPVLEPVAQGGKSLLIISEEVEGEALATLVVNKLRGSLKIAAVKAPGFGDRRKAMLEDIAILTGGQVVSEERGITMENLTLDMLGTAEKVVIDKDNTTIVNGAGDEAQIKGRVSQIKAQIESSTSDYDKEKLQERLAKLAGGVAVLYVGAASEVEMKEKKDRVDDALHATRAAVEEGIVAGGGVALVRAISALTNLTGENPDETTGMKIVKRAIEEPLRQIVSNAGEEGSVVVAKVADGSGDFGYNAKTGDYVNMLEAGIIDPTKVTRVALENAASVSGMLLTTECVITEVKKDDPAMPPMGGMPGMM from the coding sequence ATGGCAAAAGAAATAAAATTCGATATTGAATCAAGAGACGCCCTAAAAAGAGGGGTTGATGCATTGGCTAATGCAGTAAAAGTAACTTTAGGACCAAAAGGTAGAAACGTAGTTATTGAAAAAGCTTTCGGTGCTCCACACGTAACTAAAGACGGGGTTTCTGTTGCAAAAGAAATTGAGCTAGAAGACAGAGTAGAAAATATGGGTGCTCAAATGGTGAAAGAAGTAGCTTCTAAAACCAATGACATCGCGGGTGACGGTACTACAACGGCTACAGTTTTGGCTCAGGCTATCGTAAGAGAAGGTCTTAAAAACGTAGCTGCAGGCGCTAACCCAATGGATTTAAAAAGAGGTATCGACAAAGCAGTAACGGCTGTTGTTGAAAACTTAAAATCTCAATCTCAAGCGGTTGGAGATTCTTCAGAAAAAATTAAACAAGTGGCTTCTGTTTCAGCTAATAATGATGAAACAATCGGCTCTCTAATAGCTGAAGCTTTCGGAAAAGTAGGTAAAGAAGGAGTTATCACTGTTGAAGAAGCTAAAGGCATCGATACAACAGTAGATGTTGTTGAAGGTATGCAATTCGATAGAGGTTACCAATCTCCATACTTCGTTACTAACCCAGAGAAAATGATCGCTGAGTTAGACAATCCTTATATCCTTTTAGTAGAGAAAAAAATCTCTTCAATGAAGGAATTATTACCAGTTCTTGAGCCAGTTGCACAAGGTGGAAAATCATTATTAATCATCTCTGAAGAGGTTGAAGGTGAAGCTTTGGCTACTTTAGTGGTAAATAAACTTAGAGGTTCTCTTAAAATTGCTGCTGTAAAAGCACCTGGATTTGGTGACAGAAGAAAAGCAATGTTAGAAGATATCGCAATTTTAACTGGTGGACAAGTAGTTTCTGAAGAAAGAGGAATTACTATGGAAAACCTTACTTTAGACATGCTAGGAACTGCTGAAAAAGTAGTTATCGATAAAGACAATACAACTATTGTAAACGGTGCTGGTGACGAAGCTCAAATTAAAGGAAGAGTTTCTCAAATTAAAGCTCAAATAGAGTCTTCTACATCTGATTATGATAAAGAAAAACTTCAGGAAAGATTGGCTAAACTAGCTGGTGGTGTGGCTGTACTTTACGTAGGTGCTGCTTCTGAAGTGGAAATGAAAGAGAAAAAAGACAGAGTAGATGACGCTTTACACGCTACAAGAGCAGCTGTGGAAGAAGGTATCGTAGCTGGTGGTGGTGTAGCTTTAGTAAGAGCGATTTCTGCATTAACAAACCTTACTGGTGAAAACCCTGACGAAACTACTGGTATGAAAATCGTAAAAAGAGCTATTGAAGAGCCATTAAGACAAATTGTAAGCAATGCAGGTGAAGAAGGTTCTGTAGTTGTTGCTAAAGTTGCTGATGGTTCTGGTGATTTCGGATACAATGCTAAAACTGGTGATTATGTAAACATGCTTGAAGCAGGTATTATAGACCCAACTAAAGTAACAAGAGTTGCGCTAGAAAATGCAGCTTCTGTTTCTGGAATGCTTTTAACTACGGAATGCGTAATTACAGAAGTAAAAAAAGATGATCCAGCAATGCCTCCAATGGGTGGTATGCCAGGAATGATGTAA
- a CDS encoding helix-turn-helix domain-containing protein — MEERNNYVKRTQRDYSMSFKLNVVKEIESGELSTTVACRKYGIQARSTVVSWLRKFGTFDWENQTPSNMPKSPEQKIMELEAQVKLLQKQKAFLEKQAYVADKKAIIFDMMINLAEEEYQIDIRKNSPPELSTLSERNKKKP, encoded by the coding sequence ATGGAAGAAAGAAACAATTATGTCAAACGCACTCAGCGCGATTACAGTATGTCTTTTAAGTTGAACGTTGTAAAAGAAATCGAGTCTGGAGAACTCTCTACCACTGTTGCTTGCCGAAAATATGGCATCCAAGCTCGAAGCACAGTTGTGAGTTGGCTCAGAAAATTTGGTACCTTTGATTGGGAGAACCAAACGCCTTCGAATATGCCAAAGTCACCAGAACAAAAGATCATGGAGCTTGAAGCCCAAGTAAAGCTTTTGCAAAAGCAGAAGGCTTTCCTTGAGAAACAGGCTTATGTGGCTGATAAAAAAGCCATTATTTTCGATATGATGATTAACCTTGCCGAAGAGGAATATCAAATTGATATACGAAAAAACTCACCACCCGAACTATCGACTCTTTCCGAAAGGAACAAAAAGAAACCATAA
- a CDS encoding IS3 family transposase: MDRQVYYRHLKRRAKRQQSAQQVVDWVGEIRIVHPKMGGKKLYFLLKEKLEILKIGRDKFFDILRANHLLIIPKRCYHKTTNSYHRFKKHKNLIKDYQCRKPNNVWVSDITYLGNRENPAYLSLITDAYSKKIVGFDVSDSLATASCLNALKMALKKENPKSLIHHSDRGLQYCSDDYQKLLKKHKIRCSMTQESDPYENAIAERINGILKQEYDIDKSNVDLNTRKILVKQTVKVYNELRPHLSNYYLTPMQIHQQQDLIPKSYKKKNSTNTNICTV, encoded by the coding sequence GTGGACCGACAGGTTTATTATCGTCATTTAAAGCGAAGAGCAAAGCGGCAGCAAAGTGCACAGCAGGTTGTGGATTGGGTTGGAGAAATAAGGATTGTCCATCCCAAAATGGGTGGAAAAAAATTATATTTTCTTTTGAAAGAGAAACTTGAAATCTTAAAGATTGGCAGAGACAAATTCTTTGATATCCTAAGAGCTAACCATTTGTTAATCATCCCTAAAAGATGTTATCACAAAACAACCAATTCGTATCATCGTTTTAAGAAACATAAAAATTTAATTAAAGATTATCAATGCAGAAAACCAAATAATGTATGGGTGTCGGATATCACCTACTTGGGAAACAGAGAAAATCCTGCCTATTTAAGCTTGATAACCGATGCTTATTCTAAGAAAATCGTAGGCTTTGACGTGTCGGATTCTTTGGCTACAGCATCTTGTTTAAATGCTCTAAAAATGGCATTGAAAAAAGAAAACCCGAAGAGTCTTATTCATCACTCAGACAGAGGATTACAATATTGTTCCGATGATTATCAAAAGTTATTAAAAAAGCATAAAATACGTTGTAGTATGACACAAGAATCAGATCCTTATGAGAATGCCATAGCCGAAAGAATTAATGGAATTTTAAAACAAGAGTATGATATTGATAAATCTAATGTAGATTTGAATACAAGAAAGATTTTGGTCAAACAAACCGTAAAGGTCTATAATGAGTTACGACCGCATTTGTCAAACTATTATTTAACACCGATGCAAATACACCAGCAACAAGATTTAATACCAAAATCGTACAAAAAGAAAAACAGTACAAATACGAATATATGTACTGTTTAA
- a CDS encoding response regulator has product MKIQVAIVEDDKNYNNTLKKLINYNEQMCCVGQFFSGKAALDNLVTLKPEIVLMDLQLYDSWGTDIIRDLKIQDSKIQFIICTNYEDDEKVFDALRSGAVGYLIKGESLENITQAIITAYNGGSPMSNNIAKKVLLHFQHQEQDQQLVDELTPTEKYTLNGLAEGLQYKEIAANKGISPETVKKHVASIYRKLNVNNKVEALNKLNYNKY; this is encoded by the coding sequence ATGAAAATCCAAGTTGCTATTGTCGAAGACGATAAGAACTATAATAACACGCTTAAAAAGCTGATTAATTATAATGAGCAAATGTGTTGTGTCGGGCAGTTTTTTTCGGGCAAAGCAGCTCTGGATAATCTGGTAACACTCAAGCCTGAAATCGTACTCATGGATCTTCAACTCTATGATTCTTGGGGGACCGACATTATTAGGGATTTAAAAATTCAAGATTCCAAAATACAATTTATCATTTGTACCAATTATGAAGACGACGAAAAAGTTTTTGACGCGCTTCGTTCTGGCGCTGTTGGTTATTTAATAAAAGGCGAAAGTTTAGAAAATATAACCCAAGCTATTATTACGGCATACAATGGCGGCAGTCCTATGAGTAACAATATTGCCAAAAAAGTATTGCTCCATTTTCAACATCAGGAACAAGATCAACAATTGGTAGACGAATTAACACCTACCGAAAAATACACTCTCAATGGCTTGGCAGAAGGGCTTCAGTACAAAGAAATTGCCGCTAACAAAGGTATTTCTCCTGAAACCGTAAAAAAACACGTTGCCAGTATCTATCGTAAACTAAATGTCAACAACAAAGTTGAAGCACTTAATAAACTGAATTATAACAAATATTAA
- a CDS encoding sensor histidine kinase, protein MILAVPYEVKLTFAFAVVLLLLFIGFLIFVVLLYNKNQINHIKENQIKDIEHKNLILQKEIEKQKSLQSERERISHDMHDDIGAGLSAIKLQSEILKHNIDNKSISKTEIDELIRISEEINLSMREILWSLNSSNDNLRRMIDYCQNYVDSYLSKTDIEFSYSQNIENPDKIVSAEIRRNVLLIIKEACHNIVKHSQATHVSFDVKENQNDIAITIQDNGIGIQQERVDGYGLTTMKSRAESIGGDFEICKESKGTKINISIKLDHE, encoded by the coding sequence ATGATTCTAGCCGTTCCTTATGAAGTAAAATTAACTTTTGCATTTGCTGTTGTGCTTTTGCTGCTTTTTATTGGCTTTCTCATCTTCGTCGTTTTACTTTATAACAAGAACCAAATCAATCATATTAAAGAAAACCAAATTAAAGATATTGAACATAAAAACCTTATTCTCCAAAAAGAAATAGAAAAACAAAAATCCTTACAATCCGAAAGAGAAAGGATTTCGCATGACATGCACGATGATATAGGCGCGGGACTTTCTGCCATTAAATTGCAATCCGAAATCCTCAAACACAACATCGATAACAAAAGTATTAGCAAAACAGAAATCGATGAACTTATCCGGATTTCTGAAGAGATTAATCTTTCTATGCGGGAAATATTATGGTCTCTTAATTCTTCAAACGATAATCTGCGCCGCATGATTGACTATTGCCAAAACTATGTGGACAGTTATTTATCCAAAACAGATATTGAGTTTTCATATTCCCAAAACATTGAAAATCCGGACAAAATAGTGAGCGCCGAGATACGTCGCAATGTGTTATTAATTATAAAAGAAGCCTGCCACAATATCGTAAAACACAGCCAGGCAACCCATGTTAGTTTTGATGTTAAAGAAAATCAAAATGACATTGCAATTACAATTCAAGACAATGGAATCGGCATACAGCAAGAACGCGTGGATGGCTACGGACTAACAACCATGAAATCTCGAGCAGAAAGTATCGGCGGTGATTTTGAAATCTGTAAAGAGTCCAAAGGCACCAAAATTAATATCAGCATAAAACTAGACCACGAATAA
- a CDS encoding M20/M25/M40 family metallo-hydrolase has protein sequence MKKCLPLLAAFFFSNAVVAQESQAFHATMDGKSAIELQKLFPSEVEILKTTDNQSAVFLTEKAAQHLHKNILTHGPGYVYQQDAETALDVLSKKTDNNQKLLNLTITENDWVNHSISKVNAENIKNHIMTLQAYGTRRHDNPKGKQAALDLKTKWENMITASGRTDISVSIFNHNATPMPSVILKINGATTPNQSVIIGGHLDSISFSGQAPGADDNASGIASITEMLRVLLDINFKPQRTIEIMAYSAEEVGLVGSKDIAQKYASENKDVLAYVQFDMTNYKGSAKDVYLTTDSYNSNDLNLFLVELMEHYNKTGAHTFTYGNTICNYGCSDHFSWAQKGYNAAFPFEASFDDSNPYIHSSQDLISVSGSTATHAAKFAKLGLEFLIEAAKSSQAYMAVQTTKTNDFKVVVDKKILKLINFKTDITSIKIIDASGKIVKEVVNPKSDFISLEHLKEAYYLCVIEDNNGKISTTKFINQ, from the coding sequence ATGAAAAAATGTTTACCATTATTAGCAGCATTCTTTTTTTCGAATGCTGTTGTAGCACAAGAAAGTCAAGCTTTCCATGCAACAATGGACGGAAAAAGTGCTATTGAACTTCAAAAACTATTTCCCAGCGAAGTTGAAATTTTAAAGACAACCGACAATCAATCGGCCGTTTTCTTAACCGAAAAAGCCGCGCAACATCTTCACAAAAATATTCTGACACATGGTCCTGGTTATGTTTATCAACAAGATGCAGAAACAGCCTTGGACGTTTTATCAAAAAAAACAGATAACAACCAAAAGCTTCTTAATCTTACAATAACTGAAAACGATTGGGTTAATCATAGTATTTCTAAAGTAAATGCCGAGAATATTAAAAATCATATCATGACTTTGCAGGCTTATGGCACACGTCGTCACGATAATCCCAAAGGGAAACAGGCGGCACTTGACCTAAAGACAAAATGGGAAAATATGATAACCGCTTCTGGACGCACAGACATTAGCGTTTCCATCTTTAACCACAATGCAACACCAATGCCTTCTGTAATTTTGAAAATTAACGGCGCCACAACGCCTAACCAATCGGTTATTATTGGTGGACATTTGGATTCGATTTCTTTTTCTGGACAAGCGCCTGGCGCAGACGATAATGCTTCTGGAATAGCCAGTATTACTGAAATGTTGCGCGTATTACTTGACATTAATTTCAAACCTCAAAGAACGATTGAAATCATGGCTTATTCTGCTGAAGAAGTTGGATTGGTGGGATCAAAAGATATTGCACAAAAGTATGCTTCTGAAAACAAAGACGTGTTGGCGTATGTGCAATTCGACATGACCAATTATAAAGGATCGGCAAAAGACGTGTATTTAACAACCGATTCTTATAATAGCAATGATCTCAATTTGTTTTTAGTAGAGTTGATGGAACATTATAACAAAACGGGCGCACATACATTCACTTACGGCAATACGATTTGTAACTATGGTTGCTCGGACCATTTTAGCTGGGCACAAAAAGGCTACAATGCCGCGTTCCCTTTTGAAGCGAGTTTTGATGACTCTAATCCGTACATCCATTCTTCGCAAGATCTAATTTCTGTTAGCGGAAGCACAGCAACACATGCTGCAAAATTCGCAAAATTAGGTTTAGAATTTTTAATAGAAGCGGCAAAATCCAGCCAAGCTTATATGGCTGTACAAACTACTAAAACTAATGATTTTAAAGTTGTTGTTGATAAGAAAATTTTAAAACTTATCAATTTTAAAACCGACATTACATCTATTAAAATAATAGATGCTTCTGGGAAAATTGTAAAAGAGGTTGTTAATCCAAAATCAGATTTTATTTCTTTAGAACATTTAAAAGAAGCCTATTATCTCTGTGTTATCGAAGATAATAATGGAAAAATAAGTACTACAAAATTTATTAATCAATAA
- a CDS encoding 2Fe-2S iron-sulfur cluster-binding protein codes for MSDVNITIIDREGVSHDVAAPTDMAMSLMEVIRAYELVPEGTIGICGGLAMCASCQCYVLSENLALPEMQVDEEAMLDEAYNVKPNSRLSCQIPATDELEGLVIELAPES; via the coding sequence ATGTCTGATGTAAATATTACAATCATAGATAGAGAAGGCGTTTCTCATGATGTTGCAGCGCCTACCGATATGGCGATGAGTCTTATGGAGGTTATTCGCGCGTACGAGTTGGTTCCAGAAGGAACAATCGGTATCTGTGGCGGTTTGGCGATGTGTGCATCTTGCCAATGTTATGTGTTAAGCGAAAACCTTGCTTTACCAGAAATGCAAGTGGACGAAGAAGCGATGCTGGATGAAGCTTACAATGTAAAACCCAATAGCCGTCTTAGTTGCCAAATTCCCGCAACCGATGAACTAGAAGGTCTTGTGATAGAATTAGCCCCAGAAAGTTAA
- a CDS encoding NAD(P)/FAD-dependent oxidoreductase, translating to MFETDIIIIGAGPTGLFAVFEAGLLKLRCHLIDALPQPGGQLTELYPKKPIFDIPGFPSVDAGVLVDNLMEQIKQFEPQFSLSEKAMTYEKTEEGDFIVTTNRGTKIKGKAIAIAGGLGSFDPRKPELENLDKFEENGVEYFVRNPEMFRDQKVVIAGGGDSALDWSIFLAEVASDVTLIHRRNEFRGALDSVEKVSALKKAGKINLITPAEVTGLLGEEKLTAIEVTKDGETSVIETDYLIPLFGLTPKLGPLGSWGLDIEKNAIKVNNALDYQTNIDGIYAIGDINTYPGKLKLILCGFHEATLMCQSVYNRLNPGKKFVLKYTTVSGIDGFDGTRKEAEKAVVKSID from the coding sequence ATGTTCGAAACAGATATTATTATTATAGGCGCAGGTCCAACAGGATTATTTGCGGTATTCGAAGCAGGATTATTAAAGTTAAGATGTCATCTTATTGATGCTTTGCCACAACCTGGCGGACAATTAACGGAGCTTTATCCCAAAAAACCAATCTTTGACATTCCTGGTTTTCCTAGTGTAGATGCCGGCGTTCTTGTTGATAATTTGATGGAACAAATCAAACAATTCGAGCCCCAGTTTTCTTTGTCAGAAAAAGCAATGACTTATGAGAAGACGGAAGAAGGTGATTTTATTGTAACAACCAATCGAGGAACCAAGATCAAAGGTAAAGCAATTGCTATTGCTGGAGGACTTGGAAGTTTCGATCCTCGTAAACCTGAGTTGGAAAATCTTGATAAATTTGAAGAAAATGGCGTTGAATATTTCGTGAGAAATCCAGAAATGTTCCGCGACCAAAAAGTCGTTATCGCAGGAGGAGGAGATTCTGCATTGGACTGGTCGATCTTCTTGGCAGAGGTTGCTTCGGATGTTACCTTAATTCACAGAAGAAACGAATTCCGTGGTGCTCTAGATTCTGTTGAAAAAGTATCAGCACTTAAAAAAGCGGGAAAAATTAATCTTATAACTCCAGCCGAAGTCACAGGATTGCTAGGTGAGGAGAAGTTAACCGCTATTGAAGTTACTAAAGATGGTGAAACATCCGTTATTGAAACCGATTATTTAATTCCATTGTTCGGGTTAACGCCGAAGTTGGGACCTTTAGGAAGTTGGGGCTTAGACATTGAAAAAAATGCAATTAAAGTTAACAACGCATTGGATTACCAAACCAATATTGATGGTATCTACGCCATCGGCGATATCAATACCTATCCTGGGAAATTGAAGTTGATTCTTTGTGGTTTCCACGAGGCGACCTTGATGTGTCAAAGTGTTTATAACAGACTTAATCCAGGTAAGAAGTTTGTTCTTAAATATACGACAGTATCAGGAATTGATGGTTTTGATGGAACAAGAAAAGAAGCTGAAAAAGCCGTTGTGAAATCAATAGATTAA